From Canis lupus baileyi chromosome 16, mCanLup2.hap1, whole genome shotgun sequence:
GAGGGGGTAGAGGCTGAGTGTCCAGTGTGTCCAGGGCTTATGTTCACCTGAACAAACGAGGTGAAGGCTCGCTCCAGGGCTTCCCCCAAATCCCAAATCCTTACCCCCAGCAGCTTCTCAACTGTGTCCTGGGAAAGGGAACTTGCTGCATACAAGGGATGGAAGGGCTCAGGCTGGGGTCGGGTTGTTCAAGTCTGTGGCTCTAAGGAGATGGGATGGGGAAGGAGGCCATGAGTACGGAGTAGAGAAGAGTGAGCATGGAGAACAGGAGAGAGGTGAGAAAGTGAAGAAGGTgtcagaagggaggggaggggcttggCGAAGAAGAGGGAAAGCAAGCACTAGAGTCAGGAGAAGCTGAGGAGACAGACCAAATCTCTCCCCCAGGCTTGAGCCTCCAGGCCACAGCAAGTCTGGGGGCTGGAGTGATCCTGAGGCTGAGGGCTAGGGATGGGGGCTTCCTGGTGGTGCAGGGCAGGCTAGGAACTCTGAAGTGGTGCTCCTCTCTGCCATGTGGCTCCATGGTCTGCTTGGCCTGAGGGCCTTCCCCTACCCAGGCAGCCTGCGGAGTTCCCCAGCATGATAGGCAGGCATCAGAGGGGAGCAAGGGAAACTTGCTGATACATTTTCCTGAGAGTCTGGTTGGAGGATTTGTGCAGGGGGCCTGAGGGGCAAGGGGAGTGCTGAGTTCCTACTGGGTGGTTACCACTCAGAAGCAGAAAGGTGCCAGGgaaggtaggggtgggggtggcagaggggtCTGGTGAAGATAGATTGAGCTATGGGAGGGGAGACCCAGAGGTGTACTGCTGTTGCCATCCCTGCATGACCCAGACTCCTGCCCTCTCAGGTGAATTCAAGGACCCGGACAGGTGCTGCTGGAAACACAAGCAGTGCACTGGGCACATTATCCACCCCTTCACCTCTGACTATGGTCACCACAACCTGCACCTGCACTCTGTCAGCCACTGCGACTGTGATTCTAGGTAAGGGCCCTCCTCCTTGGGGGACGCACAGCCCGAGAGACACTCCTGGGCAGAGCAAGGCCCACAATTTCCCCACGGTTCCCCCTTCAGCTTTGACCTGGCACTGCCAGCCCAGTTTCTGCTTCATAGACCTGGCTCTGCCCCAAAGCCAGGGGGAGGAGGTTTCTCTTGGCAGCCTGGACTGAGCATGGTAGAAGCCAGCTGTCCTTCTGACTCTGGGACcctggtgtgtgtgggggagtcATGGAGGCCTGGGAGCCAGGCTGAGTCCTCTGTGTGGCAGGCTGAAGGACTGCTCAGAGAAGACAAATAGCAGCAGCTCCCGAGATGTGGGCCCAGCCTGCTCCCGAGATGAGGGCTCAACATGTTTCAACATCATCCAGTCCCCTTGCTTTGAGCTCATCCCAGAGGAGGAGTGTGTGGAACGGTTCTGGTATGGCTGGTGAGTGCTGGCAGGCTGACAAGGGCGGCACTAAGGGGCACTGGCCCCCCCACTCTCTGTCAatcttctctttccctgtccccccctccctcccaggtgCAAAAGCTATAGGCCTGTCTCTGTGGCCGTGATCCACCATCCCATCCACCATGACTGTGGGGCAGATAATCtgaatgaagaggaggaggaggaggaggaagaagaaagcaagccCCCCATTCCGACCCAGGTGGGGccggccaccaccaccaccacacccgCTGACCCAGTTATGGGCACAATCACAAGTACCCCGGATTCAGCAGCTCCCATCACTATCTGGCGCTCTGAGAGCCCCACAGGGAAGTCCCAGGGCCACAAGGTGATCAagaaggtaaagaagaaaaaagagaaagagaaagacaaggaagagGATACAGATGAGAAGCCAAAGCCgaagaaaaaagtcaagaagGGCAAGTTGATTAAGAAGAAAAGCCCAGTTAAATCGGAATCTTCACCTCCAGACCTGAGCCGGTCAGTAAGCCCGAGAGAGTTGACCAGGATGTCAGAGTCCAGCCCAGATAGCCGGGGAGACCTGGAGAGTGAGGACAGTTACAATGACCCCAGGCGGGAGGAGCCCTCTAGCGAGGATATCTTGGAGTCTTCGTCccccaggaagagagagaagaacacCATCCAGACTAAGAAACCTGGGGCAAGGGCCTCACCAGTCAAGAAGGTCAAGAGGAAATCTCCCCCAGCATCAAATCCCAATCTCAGTTGAGGCCAGGGCATCCAGGGTGAAGAATAAATGCGATCAAGCCTGTAGCTGACCCCCTgctgctgttctctctccctccaaccTGTCCCTtcccaggggagggggtgggttcTGGGCACAGCAGGAGTCAAGGGGCCAGGGGCTACTGGGGTTTTGGAAGAGTAATTTGTTCCTCAGGACGGAGTCCATGGGAACAGAAGGGAGGGCAGAGGCGGGGCACAGCCTGTTTCTCTGTAACATTCTAGGCTCAGGGCAGAGCACATCTGgatggggtgggaaggaggcTCCCCATCTTTTGGGAGACTGGTCTGTGAAATCCACTCGGGGATAGGCAGTGCTGTCTGCAGTGATACCCCTAATAAATTGAACCTTTTAACCCACTCTGTGCCACTGTGCCTGGCCTTTCCCTCTTCTAAGTGGCCCTTAGGAAGATGCTGGTGGCACCAAAGGGAACATGGTCTTCCTGGCTGCTGTGTCCCTGACAGAAGACCGGCTCTTCCCTCCCAACTCTTGCCAACAGCCAAAGAGATCTTGAATGATGTAATGAAGTCAAGATGGGAAGCTCACGGAGTTTGGGCAGCAGTGATTTCTCTGCTG
This genomic window contains:
- the PROCA1 gene encoding protein PROCA1 isoform X4 is translated as MWVRTTLTIERWTKEKTEDNATLWAESSTGEFKDPDRCCWKHKQCTGHIIHPFTSDYGHHNLHLHSVSHCDCDSRLKDCSEKTNSSSSRDVGPACSRDEGSTCFNIIQSPCFELIPEEECVERFWYGWCKSYRPVSVAVIHHPIHHDCGADNLNEEEEEEEEEESKPPIPTQVGPATTTTTPADPVMGTITSTPDSAAPITIWRSESPTGKSQGHKVIKKVKKKKEKEKDKEEDTDEKPKPKKKVKKGKLIKKKSPVKSESSPPDLSRSVSPRELTRMSESSPDSRGDLESEDSYNDPRREEPSSEDILESSSPRKREKNTIQTKKPGARASPVKKVKRKSPPASNPNLS
- the PROCA1 gene encoding protein PROCA1 isoform X2 gives rise to the protein MGRGCCHCHSTLSDVNRLPSWERGHLLAGVASSTDASTFSSEGEFKDPDRCCWKHKQCTGHIIHPFTSDYGHHNLHLHSVSHCDCDSRLKDCSEKTNSSSSRDVGPACSRDEGSTCFNIIQSPCFELIPEEECVERFWYGWCKSYRPVSVAVIHHPIHHDCGADNLNEEEEEEEEEESKPPIPTQVGPATTTTTPADPVMGTITSTPDSAAPITIWRSESPTGKSQGHKVIKKVKKKKEKEKDKEEDTDEKPKPKKKVKKGKLIKKKSPVKSESSPPDLSRSVSPRELTRMSESSPDSRGDLESEDSYNDPRREEPSSEDILESSSPRKREKNTIQTKKPGARASPVKKVKRKSPPASNPNLS
- the PROCA1 gene encoding protein PROCA1 isoform X3 — encoded protein: MSITYVNRLPSWERGHLLAGVASSTDASTFSSEGEFKDPDRCCWKHKQCTGHIIHPFTSDYGHHNLHLHSVSHCDCDSRLKDCSEKTNSSSSRDVGPACSRDEGSTCFNIIQSPCFELIPEEECVERFWYGWCKSYRPVSVAVIHHPIHHDCGADNLNEEEEEEEEEESKPPIPTQVGPATTTTTPADPVMGTITSTPDSAAPITIWRSESPTGKSQGHKVIKKVKKKKEKEKDKEEDTDEKPKPKKKVKKGKLIKKKSPVKSESSPPDLSRSVSPRELTRMSESSPDSRGDLESEDSYNDPRREEPSSEDILESSSPRKREKNTIQTKKPGARASPVKKVKRKSPPASNPNLS
- the PROCA1 gene encoding protein PROCA1 isoform X8; protein product: MWVRTTLTIERWTKEKTEDNATLWAESSTGEFKDPDRCCWKHKQCTGHIIHPFTSDYGHHNLHLHSVSHCDCDSRCKSYRPVSVAVIHHPIHHDCGADNLNEEEEEEEEEESKPPIPTQVGPATTTTTPADPVMGTITSTPDSAAPITIWRSESPTGKSQGHKVIKKVKKKKEKEKDKEEDTDEKPKPKKKVKKGKLIKKKSPVKSESSPPDLSRSVSPRELTRMSESSPDSRGDLESEDSYNDPRREEPSSEDILESSSPRKREKNTIQTKKPGARASPVKKVKRKSPPASNPNLS
- the PROCA1 gene encoding protein PROCA1 isoform X1; translation: MWVRTTLTIERWTKEKTEDNATLWAESSTDVNRLPSWERGHLLAGVASSTDASTFSSEGEFKDPDRCCWKHKQCTGHIIHPFTSDYGHHNLHLHSVSHCDCDSRLKDCSEKTNSSSSRDVGPACSRDEGSTCFNIIQSPCFELIPEEECVERFWYGWCKSYRPVSVAVIHHPIHHDCGADNLNEEEEEEEEEESKPPIPTQVGPATTTTTPADPVMGTITSTPDSAAPITIWRSESPTGKSQGHKVIKKVKKKKEKEKDKEEDTDEKPKPKKKVKKGKLIKKKSPVKSESSPPDLSRSVSPRELTRMSESSPDSRGDLESEDSYNDPRREEPSSEDILESSSPRKREKNTIQTKKPGARASPVKKVKRKSPPASNPNLS
- the PROCA1 gene encoding protein PROCA1 isoform X6, producing the protein MSITCEFKDPDRCCWKHKQCTGHIIHPFTSDYGHHNLHLHSVSHCDCDSRLKDCSEKTNSSSSRDVGPACSRDEGSTCFNIIQSPCFELIPEEECVERFWYGWCKSYRPVSVAVIHHPIHHDCGADNLNEEEEEEEEEESKPPIPTQVGPATTTTTPADPVMGTITSTPDSAAPITIWRSESPTGKSQGHKVIKKVKKKKEKEKDKEEDTDEKPKPKKKVKKGKLIKKKSPVKSESSPPDLSRSVSPRELTRMSESSPDSRGDLESEDSYNDPRREEPSSEDILESSSPRKREKNTIQTKKPGARASPVKKVKRKSPPASNPNLS
- the PROCA1 gene encoding protein PROCA1 isoform X7; the protein is MGRGCCHCHSTLSDVNRLPSWERGHLLAGVASSTDASTFSSEGEFKDPDRCCWKHKQCTGHIIHPFTSDYGHHNLHLHSVSHCDCDSRCKSYRPVSVAVIHHPIHHDCGADNLNEEEEEEEEEESKPPIPTQVGPATTTTTPADPVMGTITSTPDSAAPITIWRSESPTGKSQGHKVIKKVKKKKEKEKDKEEDTDEKPKPKKKVKKGKLIKKKSPVKSESSPPDLSRSVSPRELTRMSESSPDSRGDLESEDSYNDPRREEPSSEDILESSSPRKREKNTIQTKKPGARASPVKKVKRKSPPASNPNLS
- the PROCA1 gene encoding protein PROCA1 isoform X5, with the translated sequence MWVRTTLTIERWTKEKTEDNATLWAESSTDVNRLPSWERGHLLAGVASSTDASTFSSEGEFKDPDRCCWKHKQCTGHIIHPFTSDYGHHNLHLHSVSHCDCDSRCKSYRPVSVAVIHHPIHHDCGADNLNEEEEEEEEEESKPPIPTQVGPATTTTTPADPVMGTITSTPDSAAPITIWRSESPTGKSQGHKVIKKVKKKKEKEKDKEEDTDEKPKPKKKVKKGKLIKKKSPVKSESSPPDLSRSVSPRELTRMSESSPDSRGDLESEDSYNDPRREEPSSEDILESSSPRKREKNTIQTKKPGARASPVKKVKRKSPPASNPNLS